The genomic stretch CGTGCGTGCAAGCGAAGCCGGGGGCTCGACGTCTCAGGATTGCGGAACGCCACCCGTCAGCGGAAGCAGCGGAGGGGCGCGTCCAGCGGCTCGTAGTCGCCGCCGATCCGGAAGTGCCACCACTCCTGGTCGTAGTTGGCGTAGCCCTCGGCGCGCATCGCCTCCACCAGGATCATCCGGTTGGCCAGCACCTGGCCGGTGGCGTTGGCGGTGTGGGCCGACTCGGAAAAGGTGTCGTACGCGGTGCCCATGTCCAGCTCGCGGCCGGTGCGCGCATCCACCAGCGTCAGGTCCACCGTCGTTCCCAGGTTGTGGCCGCTCCGCCGGGCCACGTACCCCTGCTGCAGCACCCACTGGTTCCCGCTGCGCTCCGCCCAGTTCACCATCGCCAGGGTGGCGCGGACGGGCCGGTACGCATCGTACACCTTCAGGCTCAGCCCCCGGGGGCGAAGCCGCCGCTGCACGCGGGCCAGCGCCTCGGCGGCGTTGGGCCGCATCATCGCCAGGGGCCGCTCGTAGCCGGGGAGGATGGCGCCCGTGAAGTTGTTGCGCGTGGCGTAGCGGATGTCGGTACGGATCGACGGCTCCACCCGGCGCACGTTCACCAGCGTCCCCGCGGGCAGGTCGCACTCGCCCACGTGGGCCACAGCCGGCGCGCAGCCGGTGACGAGAACGGCGGCGAGCGCCAGCCCGAAGCTGCGCATGAAGAGATTAGAAGTCATATCGGGCTCCGTCGGTGCCGAATTCAACGTGGGAAAAGATCGTCCGTGCCGCCGCGAGCTGCCCATCCTCCACGCCAGGGGGAAGGTGCACAAGCACCAGCCGTCCGGCGCCCGCCTCGCGCGCCACCTCGGCGGCCTGCTCGTTGGTGCTGTGCCCGCTCTGCTCGGTGCCGGTGGCCTCGTGCACCAGCACGTCCGCGCCGCGCGAAAGCTCGATGATGTCGTCCGATTTGGCGGTGTCGCACGAGTACGCCGCCACGCCGGGGCCGCGCGCATCTTCCACGCGCAGGCCGACCACCGGAACGCCGTGGATGCCGGGCGCCGCCGTGATCCGCCACCGCTCGTTCGCCAGCACCGGCGCGCCGGCC from Longimicrobium sp. encodes the following:
- a CDS encoding M15 family metallopeptidase; translated protein: MTSNLFMRSFGLALAAVLVTGCAPAVAHVGECDLPAGTLVNVRRVEPSIRTDIRYATRNNFTGAILPGYERPLAMMRPNAAEALARVQRRLRPRGLSLKVYDAYRPVRATLAMVNWAERSGNQWVLQQGYVARRSGHNLGTTVDLTLVDARTGRELDMGTAYDTFSESAHTANATGQVLANRMILVEAMRAEGYANYDQEWWHFRIGGDYEPLDAPLRCFR
- a CDS encoding MBL fold metallo-hydrolase, giving the protein MPVVHLLGTGAAVSDPSRTTTMLAFESQGRSVVVDCGGDVVQRLLAAGIDPAGIEAMIVTHEHPDHVSGFPLFMEKIWLLGRRDPIPVYGIRPAIDQARRSWEAFHTGGWKGVPDIVWHEVAHEAGAPVLANERWRITAAPGIHGVPVVGLRVEDARGPGVAAYSCDTAKSDDIIELSRGADVLVHEATGTEQSGHSTNEQAAEVAREAGAGRLVLVHLPPGVEDGQLAAARTIFSHVEFGTDGARYDF